GCTGTTTTCGAAGCCGAACGGCGCGCCGATCGCAGCCACCCATTCGCCCACTTCCAGCTTCGCCGGATCGCCGATCGGCACCGCCGGCAGGTTGTTCGCATCGATCTTCAGCAGCGCGACATCGGTGCGCGGATCGGCGCCGATCAGTTTTGCCCTGTATTCGCGCTTGTTGGTCAGCTTGACCGTGATTTCATCCGACTCGGCAACCACGTGTGCATTGGTCAGCACGTAGCCGTCCGCGCTGATGATGAAGCCGGAGCCGACACCGCGCGCCTGGTATTCCTGCGGATTGGCCGGGGCCTGCGGCATGAAGCGCCGGAAAAACTCGGCAAGCGGATCGTCTTCCGGCACCGGAAGAGCGCCTTGCTTGACGGTATGCGTGGTACTGATGTTGACGACTGCCGCGCCTTCGTTTTTCACCAGGCTGGCGAAACTCGGCAGTTCGATGGTGGGCACCCTGGTCGCCGGTTGCGCCTGCGGCGCAGGCGTTTTGGGCTGGGGCGGATCGCCGGAAGGAGAGCAGGCGGCCAGCAGGAAGGCGGAAAGGACGGGAATCGTTACGACATGGAGGCGGTGCCTGGGCATGGATTTCTCGCGCGCTAAGCGACACGCAAGCACCGGCGCTGCATATTCCCGGCATGCATGTCTTCAAAAGACATTTAGGCAATGCCTGCGCTCAAAAATTCCATGCCCGGTCTGTTCTTGGCACCGGGAAACGACAGGGACGCGTCGATCAGCTTCGTGCCAGGTGACGGTACACCTTCCACAATGCACCGAGTGCAACAGGAAATGCCGCAGCCCCGACGCCGAGCAGCACGATCGTGTTCAGGTTTTCCTTGATGATCGGAATATTGCCGAAGAAATAACCGGCGGCAACCAGTCCGCCCACCCAAATCAACGCACCGATGACGTTGTAAAACTGGAACTTGGCAAACGTCATTTCGGAAACGCCCGCCACGAACGGCGCAAACGTGCGCACGATCGGAACGAAACGCGCCAGGATGATGGTCTTGCCGCCGTGATTCTCGTAAAAGGCGTGCGTCTTCTGCAATGCCGCCTTGTCCAGCCATTTGTAGTCGTGCGTAAACACCTTGTGTCCGATCGCGGAACCGATCCAGTAATTGACGGTATTGCCGGCCACCGCCGCGATAAACAGCAGCACAATGAGGAGCCAAGCATTCATCGCGCCGGTCGCGGAAAACGCGCCCGCGATGAACAGCAACGAATCTCCCGGCAGAAACGGAAATACCACCAACCCAGTCTCACAAAACACGATAGCGAACAGCACCGCATAAACCATCGTCCCGTATTGGGTAATGAACGCGCCGAGATATTTATCAACATGCAGAACCATGTTGATGAGTTCCATGAAATCCATCGCCCCTCCAGTTTTAATTCGCGGCAATCATACACCACCACCGACGCCGAAATGCATTGCTTGCCGATCTTTCAATGGGCCGATTGAAGCATTCCCCGACGGTATAATCCAGCCATGAGCGTCCCGCAAAATCCCCCCCGCCCCATCCAGCCCCTGTCCGATCAGTTGATCTCGCAAATCGCCGCAGGCGAGGTCGTCGACCGGCCATCGGCGGTGGTCAAGGAATTGCTGGAAAACGCACTCGATGCCGGCTCCACCAACATCACTGTGCGACTGGAGCAAGGCGGCGTCAAACGCATCGCCATCACTGACAACGGTCGCGGCATTGCACCCGAACAAATGCCGCTCGCACTGGCACGGCACGCCACGTCGAAGATCGCGTCGCTCGATGAGCTGGAGAATGTCGGCACGCTCGGCTTTCGCGGCGAGGCCCTGGCGTCCATCGCATCGGTGGCGCAATTGACATTGACTTCACGCACCGCCGACGCGGCCCATGCCTGGGAAATTTCCGGATCGCAAAGCGGCCAGGTCACCCCCTCTTCCGGCGCGACCGGCACCACGATCGATGTGCGCGAGCTGTATTTCAATACCCCGGCGCGCCGCAAGTTCCTCAAGTCGGAACAGACCGAATTCGGCCATTGCGCGGAAGTCGTGCGTCGCATTGCGCTGTCGCGCCCGGATGTCGCCTTCTCGCTGTCGCACAACGGCAAGACCATCGACCACTGGAACACCAGCGCCATCGACAAGCGCAGCGCGCACATCCTCGGCAGCGAATTCGCCACCGCGCGCCTGTCGCTCGATGAAAGCGCGGGTCCATTGCGGCTGCACGGTTTCGTCGGTCTGCCGACCGCCTCCAAGGCACGCGCCGACGCGCAGTATTTCTATGTCAACGGCCGCTTCGTGCGCGACAAGCTGCTGACCCACGCGGTGCGCGCCGCCTATCAGGACGTGCTGCACGGCGACCGCTATCCCTCCTACGTGCTGGGACTCGATCTCGATCCGGCGCTGGTCGATGTTAACGTGCACCCGTCCAAGATCGAGGTGCGCTTTCGCGACAGCCGTGCCGTGCACCAGTTCGTGTTTCACGCCGTCAGCCGCGCGCTGGCGCAGACGTCGGCCACCGCGTTCGGCGCGACGCCCGCGCCCGTGGCCCCCAAGCCGGCCGCATTGCCGTGGATGCGCGAACAGCAGCAGACCGCGTTCGGTATGCAGTTTTCTTCCGGCATGGGTGTTGCACAAACAGTGTCCGATTACGGCGCACTGTTTGCCGCCGCCGCACCCGATTCTGCGTCGACCACCACGCTCGAAACGCGCGAACTGATTCCAGCGGTTTCTGCAGCAGCTTGGGCGCAGCCGCAAGGCACGCACGACGAATTCCCGCTCGGCTTCGCGCTCGCGCAATTGCACGGCATTTATGTGCTCGCGCAAAACGCCAGAGGATTGGTACTGGTCGACATGCATGCGGCGCATGAACGCATCCTGTACGAGCAACTGAAAGACGCGCTCGATGAAGACGCGATGCAGGTGCAGTCGTTGCTGATCCCGGTCACCTTCCACGCTGACGCGGTGGAAGTCGGCACGGCGGAAGAAAGCCATGGCACGCTGCGCGCGCTCGGCTTCGACATCACGGCATTGTCGCCGACCACGCTCGCCGTCCGCGCGATACCGGCGCTCCTGAAGAATGCGGATGCACAAACGCTGGCGCGTGACGTGCTGCGCGATGTGCGCGAGTTCGGCGGCTCGCGCGTGCTGGTCGAGCGCCGCAACGAGCTGCTCGGCACCCTCGCCTGCCACACCGCCGTACGCGCCAACCGCGCCCTCACCATTCCCGAAATGAACGCGCTGCTGCGCCAGATGGAAGCCACCGAACGCGCCGATCAATGCAATCACGGCCGGCCGACCTGGGTGCAACTGGCGCTGTCGGATCTCGACAAGCTGTTCCTGCGCGGACAATAGCGTTCGCCGCCCATGCAGAAGAAGCCTCTGGCAATTGCCATCATGGGACCGACCGCCTCCGGCAAGACTGCCGCGGCGCTGGAAATCGCGCGGCACATGCCGGCCGAAATCATCTCGGTCGATTCCGCCCTCGTCTATCGCGGCATGGACATCGGCACCGCGAAACCGTCTTTGGCAGAACGCGCCAGCGTGCCGCATCACCTGATCGATATCCTCGATCCGGCCGACGCGTATTCGGCAATGCAGTTCCGGCAAGATGCATTGCGGCTGGTCGAAGACATCCGCGAAAGGGGCAAGCTGCCGCTGCTGGTCGGCGGCACCATGCTGTACTTCAAGGCGCTGCGCGACGGGCTCGACGCATTGCCGCAAGCGGACGCCGAAGTCCGCGCACGGCTCGATGCCGAAGCGGCACGCATCGGCATGCCCGCGATGCACGCCAGACTGGCCACGCGCGACCCGGAAACCGCGGCGCGACTCAAGCCGAACGATTCGCAACGCATACAGCGCGCACTCGAAATCCTCGAACTGACCGGTCAGCCGATGTCGCAGCTATTGGCCAGGACACCGAAAACCGAACTGCCCTTCGACATCTTCCCGCTCTCCCTGGAACCATCGGACCGCAGCGTGTTGCACGAGCGCATTGCGCAGCGCTTCGATGCCATGCTGCAAGGTGAGAACGGCGGCTTGCTCGGCGAAGTCAAGGCACTGCGCGCGCGCGGTGACCTGCACCCGGGCCTGCCATCCATTCGCTGCGTCGGCTATCGCCAGGCATGGGAATATCTGGACGGTACCTGCGACCTGCCGACGTTGCGCGAAAAAGGCATCGCCGCAACCCGACAGTTGGCGAAAAGACAGCTGACATGGCTGCGCTCGATGCCCGAGCGCATCGTCGTCGATTGCCTGGCACCGGATGCAACTGCCATCGTACTGAACCATGTACGCATCGCCTGCGGCAGCCCTCAATGACGACGTGCCGATTTGCCGCGACCTGCCATGAAAACGGATCAATCAATGAGCTGTCAACATCTTGACAGGGAACATCAAAGCCCGCATAATTTAGGGCTATTTCGGTGATATAGCTCAGTTGGTTAGAGCACAGCACTCATAATGCTGGGGTCGGTGGTTCAAGTCCACCTATCACCACCAAGAACACGTATCAAGAAGTTCAAAGAAGTATTGAAACCCGCGATTTCCCTAGTGAGAACGCGGGTTTTTTCTTTTTCCGCCTCCATTGCGGATCGCTGACCTCCGGCATTTTTGATGGGCACGATTGGAAGCCCCCCAAAAAAAGCAATAAGAAAATGCCGAAAATAAAAAAACCCCGCAGCGCGGGGTTAAATCAAGCACGTTTATATGTATGCGGGATTACTGCCGATACCAACGTCTGCGCATCAAACCAAGACCCAGCAGCCCCAGACCGAAAAGAACCAGCGTGGCAGGCTCGGGCACGGCATTAGACACCGCGCCGCCTTTCGTCACGAGCGCCGTCAAGGTCGAGTCGTCAAAATAAAAGTCACCACTCAAAGCCTGAATCGTCACGCCAATCTTGCCATCGGCATTAAGGTCCAAGAGCGCGGAAAACGAAAGTGCGATTGTGTTGGTCAACTCCCCAGGAACGAGAAAAAATCCATTCGGAATATTGCTTCCATTAAATATCTGAGCAGGAAGCCCGATCGAGAAAGTGTAAGTTTCCTTGCCGCCATAGTCCTTGAGATGAATGGACAGCGTTGCCGAATTCACCAAATCGTTCCCGCCCACGAAACCACCGATGCCATCGGCAATATCATGGATAAAGCTGTAGGAATTTCCTGTCGAGATGTGCTGGAGAAAGAGAGGATCAACAACGTCCGTCATTGGCACTGCGCCTGCCGTGGCGGAAAAACCCAGCGTGGAAAGAAACGCCAAGCCCAACAGGGTTTGCTTGATTTTATTGAAGATTTTCATGTTTGGTATCCCACTAAAAGAATTGATGTAAGAAACATTTCTTGTTGGTAGCAACATTTATACCAAAAGTAAAAACATGAAAATAATCAATCACTTACGAACAACAAGCGAATGCCAATCTCCTTTACTGTAAAGAAAACCGACGACCGGAGAAGCGCCCCCATCAACACCTCTTCAACGACTAACACGCGTTCTCGCACCATTGCCTTGAATTTATTGCCTCGCCTCAAAACCTAATCGAAAACGACCACATGCCCCATCCTCGGATCGATTCTGCCGCCATGCATATCTGCGATTAACTGTTGCGTTTCGGCATATCCATGACTTTCGGCAATCTTCATCCATGGCTTGTCCGAGGCGCTCACTCTTTCAATAAAACGCAGTTGGGCTTCATTGAAGCGCTGATTGACCACCTCATGCCCCCAGTCCGCATTGCGTTTGCGAATCTGCGTCGGCGCGAAATAAAACCGGGGTTCCGGCCCCGGCAAATCGGTCTTGCGCAGGAATTCCGTATTCTGCGTCGAACCCGCAAAGCAGTCATACACGAGCGCATCGCCGAAGTCATGATGCACTTTGGCCCGCAACGACTCGTCCCCTGAAAAATCCAGGTACAGCGTCGGCTGCTTGCTGTCGATCGCGCCCATCTCTTCATACGTCACGACCTGGTGATAACAACCCAGACTCTCCACAAATTCGCGATTGCGGCGCGAAGTGAGCCCAACGAGCTTGACATCGTACTTGCCGTGAAGGCAAAACGCGGTACCGTAAGCGGTCTTGCTCGATGCACTGGAGACGACGACCTGGTGTGCGCCAAAAAAACTGTTGTCCTGCAGAAAATCCGCGCACATGAAGGAGGTAATAAACAGCGGCCGTACGATTGCCTGATAACTTTCATTCGCAACCGAATACGCGGGGTCTTCCGTGCAGCGCGTGTAATGGTTATAGGCTGAGTTCAGCGTCAGCCGATGCTCGGCCCCGTCAACGAATCCGCGCTTGCTCACCCGCTCCGCCTGCATCCTGATGTGGCTCGCGATTGGAAAGTAACCATAGAAGCGCTCTCCCACTGCCACGCCAGGAACGGTCGATACAACGACATCGGCGAATCCCCATACCGGCATATGACCCCAATCGGGATCTTGCACCGGGAAGAAATCCCAGTACTGCATCACGTCGCCGAATGCCGCATAGGTGATGTTATTGGTCGTGATCGCCACGCGACCGATTTTCAGCAAAACTTCGCCATCCTTCAGCGGAAGCGGCAGCTGAAACGTTTCCACGCGAGTCTGGTTCAGCGCATTCTTGCGGGTAAGGAGCCGTGTTACAGTCAGTGCGTCGTTCATGTCATCCTCCATTTCGGTTGAAGTATTGATGGCTTCAATATACGCGCGCCGTCCGGCCTCCGGGTTCGGAAAACCAGACAAAGCCGCTGGCAGCGGGAAGAACCGCGTCAAGCCCTTGAAGCGCCCGCTGCAGGCACGCGCCAAATTCACGGTACAGGCCATTTACGACGCTTTTGTTCGGATTTGGCGCCGCCATGGCTGGGAAGGCGTCACGACGCGCGCAGTTGCGCTGGAAACCGGAATTTCAGTCGGCACGCTGTATGAATATTTTCCGAACAAGCACGCACTGCTGTCCGGCTATTTCCGGCACTACCTCGATGCGTTGCTGCAAGCCGTCGACCAGCAGGTCGTGCAGGCAATGCAGCTGACTTGGGAAGAGCGCATACAAAGATTGGTTCGACTGACTTGCGGCATGGACGTTGAGGAACTGCCGTACTTCGACTCCGCAATGCTGATGCTGGAATATCAGATTGCCGAGCCCAAGCACCATCGTCGTGCCTGCGATGAACTGTCGGCGAGATGGATCGCGACGTTCGATGCCTGCACCGATCTGCCGCACCGTCCGGATGCGGACACAATCAAGGCGCTCTTCGTATCCGTGCTCGGAGGAAGACGCTACCTGCTGCTCGTCGGCCCGGACGATGCGGAAATCGGAAATTGGGTGGGAGAGATGCAGCGCCTGTGTTGCACGGCGCTGCACAATGCCGATACTGACTGAGTGTTGCCCGGCAGGCCTCAGTTGTCGCGCTTGCAGGAAGCGCCGCGGCCGATGCCGTAGTATGTCCAGCCCTTCGCCTGCAAGCGCGACGGATCGTACAGATTGCGGCCATCGAAAATGACCGGCTGCTTCAACTGCTGGGCCATGACCGCAAAATCCGGGGCGGTAAAGCCCTTCCACTCGGTGCAGATGACCAGGCCATCGGCCCCCTTCAGTGCAGCTTCTTTCGTCCCCATCAGCACAAGATCCTCGCGCGCGCCGTAGATGCGCTGCGTTTCTTCCATCGCCTCGGGATCGTAAGCCTGCACCCGCGCGCCGGCCGCCCACAGAGCTTC
The Noviherbaspirillum cavernae DNA segment above includes these coding regions:
- the mutL gene encoding DNA mismatch repair endonuclease MutL, encoding MSVPQNPPRPIQPLSDQLISQIAAGEVVDRPSAVVKELLENALDAGSTNITVRLEQGGVKRIAITDNGRGIAPEQMPLALARHATSKIASLDELENVGTLGFRGEALASIASVAQLTLTSRTADAAHAWEISGSQSGQVTPSSGATGTTIDVRELYFNTPARRKFLKSEQTEFGHCAEVVRRIALSRPDVAFSLSHNGKTIDHWNTSAIDKRSAHILGSEFATARLSLDESAGPLRLHGFVGLPTASKARADAQYFYVNGRFVRDKLLTHAVRAAYQDVLHGDRYPSYVLGLDLDPALVDVNVHPSKIEVRFRDSRAVHQFVFHAVSRALAQTSATAFGATPAPVAPKPAALPWMREQQQTAFGMQFSSGMGVAQTVSDYGALFAAAAPDSASTTTLETRELIPAVSAAAWAQPQGTHDEFPLGFALAQLHGIYVLAQNARGLVLVDMHAAHERILYEQLKDALDEDAMQVQSLLIPVTFHADAVEVGTAEESHGTLRALGFDITALSPTTLAVRAIPALLKNADAQTLARDVLRDVREFGGSRVLVERRNELLGTLACHTAVRANRALTIPEMNALLRQMEATERADQCNHGRPTWVQLALSDLDKLFLRGQ
- a CDS encoding DUF2855 family protein, whose amino-acid sequence is MNDALTVTRLLTRKNALNQTRVETFQLPLPLKDGEVLLKIGRVAITTNNITYAAFGDVMQYWDFFPVQDPDWGHMPVWGFADVVVSTVPGVAVGERFYGYFPIASHIRMQAERVSKRGFVDGAEHRLTLNSAYNHYTRCTEDPAYSVANESYQAIVRPLFITSFMCADFLQDNSFFGAHQVVVSSASSKTAYGTAFCLHGKYDVKLVGLTSRRNREFVESLGCYHQVVTYEEMGAIDSKQPTLYLDFSGDESLRAKVHHDFGDALVYDCFAGSTQNTEFLRKTDLPGPEPRFYFAPTQIRKRNADWGHEVVNQRFNEAQLRFIERVSASDKPWMKIAESHGYAETQQLIADMHGGRIDPRMGHVVVFD
- a CDS encoding VTT domain-containing protein, producing the protein MDFMELINMVLHVDKYLGAFITQYGTMVYAVLFAIVFCETGLVVFPFLPGDSLLFIAGAFSATGAMNAWLLIVLLFIAAVAGNTVNYWIGSAIGHKVFTHDYKWLDKAALQKTHAFYENHGGKTIILARFVPIVRTFAPFVAGVSEMTFAKFQFYNVIGALIWVGGLVAAGYFFGNIPIIKENLNTIVLLGVGAAAFPVALGALWKVYRHLARS
- a CDS encoding PEP-CTERM sorting domain-containing protein; the protein is MKIFNKIKQTLLGLAFLSTLGFSATAGAVPMTDVVDPLFLQHISTGNSYSFIHDIADGIGGFVGGNDLVNSATLSIHLKDYGGKETYTFSIGLPAQIFNGSNIPNGFFLVPGELTNTIALSFSALLDLNADGKIGVTIQALSGDFYFDDSTLTALVTKGGAVSNAVPEPATLVLFGLGLLGLGLMRRRWYRQ
- a CDS encoding TetR/AcrR family transcriptional regulator, which gives rise to MASIYARRPASGFGKPDKAAGSGKNRVKPLKRPLQARAKFTVQAIYDAFVRIWRRHGWEGVTTRAVALETGISVGTLYEYFPNKHALLSGYFRHYLDALLQAVDQQVVQAMQLTWEERIQRLVRLTCGMDVEELPYFDSAMLMLEYQIAEPKHHRRACDELSARWIATFDACTDLPHRPDADTIKALFVSVLGGRRYLLLVGPDDAEIGNWVGEMQRLCCTALHNADTD
- the miaA gene encoding tRNA (adenosine(37)-N6)-dimethylallyltransferase MiaA, whose product is MQKKPLAIAIMGPTASGKTAAALEIARHMPAEIISVDSALVYRGMDIGTAKPSLAERASVPHHLIDILDPADAYSAMQFRQDALRLVEDIRERGKLPLLVGGTMLYFKALRDGLDALPQADAEVRARLDAEAARIGMPAMHARLATRDPETAARLKPNDSQRIQRALEILELTGQPMSQLLARTPKTELPFDIFPLSLEPSDRSVLHERIAQRFDAMLQGENGGLLGEVKALRARGDLHPGLPSIRCVGYRQAWEYLDGTCDLPTLREKGIAATRQLAKRQLTWLRSMPERIVVDCLAPDATAIVLNHVRIACGSPQ